The DNA window ACGGGCGCGGTGGAGTCCGCGGCCGACGACACCGGCAGCGCATCCTCGGGCGATGGCCCCGGCATCACGCCCGCAGCCGCGGACCGACTCCGTGGACCCGCGCCGCCGTCTGTCACACCCCCGCGTTGTACTGGACCCGACGCTCAGAGTCGACGTCCACCAGGAGACCGCGATGATCCGCCCCTCACCGACCGACGATCCTTCGACCCCGCCGGAGCCCGAGGCCCGGGCGCGGCTCACGCGCTCCGATGCCGAGGAGCTCGGCACGCGGATCCAGCAGCAGGCCGCCCTGATCGCCGAGGCCACATGCGAGCTGCTGCTGATGGTCGGCGAGTTCGAGGCCGGTGACGGCCTGAGCTGGTTCTCGGGCCTGAAGTCCACGGCGCACTGGCTCTCCTGGTCCTGCTCGATGTCTCCGGGCACCGCCCGGGAGCATGTGCGGGTGGCACGCGCCCTGTCCTCGATGCCGCTGACGGTGGCCGAGTTCCGTGCCGGCAGGCTCTCCTACTCGAAGGTCCGCGAGATCTCCCGGGTGGTCGGCCGCTGCGACGAGGAGCTCCTCGTGGATCTCGCGCGGTCCATGACCGCCGCGCAGCTGGCCCGCACCATCGCCTCCTTCCGCGCGATCGACGGCAGCCGGCTGGGCCAGGACGCCGTGCGCCAGGCCCGCTGGCAGGTGCGCGAGGACGGCATGGTCGAGGTCCGCGCGCTCCTGCCCGCGGAGATGGGCGCCGAGGTGGTCACCGCGCTCGAGCTCGCCCTCGACCGCGACGGCTCGGCCCCGCCGTCGGCTGATCCATCGGCCGGCGCGTCGGCCGGCCCGTCAGCCGGGGCCCCTGCACAGCGCTCGACGCGCCCGATCGCCCACGTGGACGAGCTCTCGGCGGAGGAGATCGCCGAGCGCTCTGCGGAGATCACCACCTCGGCGACGCTCGAGCAGCGCCGGGCCGATGCCCTGGTCAGCGTGGCCCGCACCTTCCTCGACGCTGAACCCGATGACCGCTCGGGCGAGGACCGTCACCTGGTGATCGTCCAGGTCAGCGCGGAGGCGTTGTCCCGAGACGTTCCCGCGGGAACGCCTGCCGACGAGGACGCATCGCGATCGCACCCGTCGTCGCGGGACGTTCCCGCGGGAACGCCCGAGGTCTGCGGAGTGCTCGGAGCGGGCCCGCTCGAGGTGAGCACCGCCGAGCGTCTCGCCTGCACCGGCCAGGTCGCGGTCTCGATCACCGACGCCGGGGGCGAGATCCTCCACCTGGGCAGATCCCGGCGGCTCGCCTCCCGCGCCCAGCGTCGAGCACTGCGCCTGCGGGACGGGACCTGCTGCTTCCCCGGCTGCCACCAGTCGCAGCATCTCGACGCGCATCACGTGGTCCCCTGGTCAGAGGGCGGCCCCACCGACATCGACGGCCTCGCCCTGCTGTGCCGCCGCCATCACGTGATGGTCCACGAGGGCGGTCTGCGCCTGATCCAGGAGAACCCCGACGCCCCGACCTCGACGGGCCGACGCTTCGCGGTGGTCGACTCCGCAGGACGCCCGGTGCAGGCACGATGGCCCGCGATGCTCGAGAGCCTCGCGTTCCGTCGGATCACGGACGAGCCGCTCGGCCCGTCGCAGCCGGACGCCGACCCCGAGCGCATCGCCTCGACGACGGGCGGGGAGGGCTTCCGCCTCGCGGACTGCGTGGACGCACTCTGCGGCAATGCCGTGGAGCTCGCCGCCTGACCTGAGAAGAGCAGCGGGGCGACCAAGTAAGAGCATCGGTCCTACTCAGAACCTTCCAGGCACCCACCGTTCACGGGGTGGATCAACTTGCGCCAGGGTGGCGTCGCGCGTGTAACGGTAGAAGATGACCTCGTCATCAATAGGTGCATTCACCGCCTCACGAAGACCCCAACGCCATTTCTTCTCCCCGTGCTCCCACTCTCGGCGATCGACGGGCGCTTGATGCGGAGTCACGGTCCACACAGTCGCGATGCGCTCGGCCGCCCTCCTTTCGACGACCAGACGAAACCCATTGTTCTCCCGGATCTTTGCCCGCCAGAGCGACGAGCGGTCGTACCGCGGATCACGAAGACTCTGGACCTCATCTGCCACTCGCTCCCAGAAGCTGCCTCTAGGAATCTGGAGCTCCTCATCCTTCGCACGTGGTTGCTCAGCAGCGATATAGAGCTGGCGCCACTGGTCGATCGAACGGCGGTCGACCCAGACGAAATCCAGACTTCCATTCGCCGCAACTGTCATATGCTGCTGTTCCTCACCGTCGATGAGGAACAGACTCTGGTTTTGCAGCGGGTACCTCACTTCATCCGCCCACGATCCCTTGTACGTCACCAACATCTGACTCGAGCGCTGATTGACGAGCCGCCCCCGCAGCACAATCTCCGCATGCAGTCCCATGGAGCTCGCTTCGTTCAGCGTGACCAATGCTTCTCGCGCAACACCTGCATCAGTCGCACCTCCCGGCGTCAGGACGATCCCACTTGACGACCAACGATATTCGACCTCGTCGAGCTCCAACATCGCGCTGGGCTCCGCCTCGCCCACCAAACTCTGGTAGGAGAGCTGAGCTTGGACCTCAGCGATTTTCGCTGAGCTACGAGAAGCTCGGCTGGACCTCACAGCCGCGATGGCGGCCACAACCGCGACGATCACGCTGCCGATGCTGATCATGAGTTCCGCAGTCATGCCCGTTCCCCTTCGCGTCTCTGGACGGCGCCTCGCGACGCGTCAGCCGCTGAAGCCGCCGGAGCCCGCCATGTCCTTGAACCGGGAGTAGTGGCCCTCGAAGGCGACCGGGATGGTCTTGGTGGCGCCGTTGCGGTGCTTGGCGATGATGAGGTCCGCCTCGCCGGCGCGGGCGGACTCCTTCTCGTAGTAGTCCTCGCGGTGGATCAGGAGGATGACGTCGGCGTCCTGCTCGATCGAGCCGGACTCTCGCAGGTCGCTCATCATCGGAGTCTTGTCGGTGCGCTGCTCGCTGCCTCGGTTCAGCTGCGAGATCGCGATGACCGGCACGTTGATCTCCTTGGCCAGCAGCTTCAGGGCACGGGAGAACTCCGAGACCTCCTGCTGGCGGGACTCGACCTTCTTGCCCGAGCTCATCAGCTGCAGGTAGTCGATGACCACGAGCTGGAGGTCGTGCTTCTGCTTGAGCCGGCGGCACTTCGCACGGATCTCCATCAGGGACATGTTCGCGCTGTCGTCCATGAACAGCGGTGCGTCGGCGATGCGGCTCATCGCGCGGGCCATGGCCTGCCAGTCGCGGTCGTCCATCGAGCCGTCGCGCATGCGGTTCATCGGCACCTGCGCCTCGGCCGAGAGCAGACGCATCGTGATCTCGGTCTTGTCCATCTCCAGGGAGAAGATGACGCTGGCCTTGCCGTTGTGGATCGAGGCGGAGCGCAGCACGTCCATGCCCAGGGTCGTCTTGCCCATGGCGGGACGGCCCGCGAAGATGATCATCTGGCCGCCGTGGAGGCCCTGGGTGAGCTCGTCGAACTCGGCGAACCCGGTGGGCACGCCCGTGACCTGGCCGCCACGGTTCTGGGTCGCCTCGATCGCGTTGAGGGTCTCGTCGATCACCTCGCCGAGGGCGAGGAAGTCCTCGCTCTGGCCGCGCTCGGTGACGGAGTAGATCTGGGCCTGCGCCTCGTTGATGACCTCGTCGACCTC is part of the Brachybacterium ginsengisoli genome and encodes:
- a CDS encoding HNH endonuclease signature motif containing protein, yielding MIRPSPTDDPSTPPEPEARARLTRSDAEELGTRIQQQAALIAEATCELLLMVGEFEAGDGLSWFSGLKSTAHWLSWSCSMSPGTAREHVRVARALSSMPLTVAEFRAGRLSYSKVREISRVVGRCDEELLVDLARSMTAAQLARTIASFRAIDGSRLGQDAVRQARWQVREDGMVEVRALLPAEMGAEVVTALELALDRDGSAPPSADPSAGASAGPSAGAPAQRSTRPIAHVDELSAEEIAERSAEITTSATLEQRRADALVSVARTFLDAEPDDRSGEDRHLVIVQVSAEALSRDVPAGTPADEDASRSHPSSRDVPAGTPEVCGVLGAGPLEVSTAERLACTGQVAVSITDAGGEILHLGRSRRLASRAQRRALRLRDGTCCFPGCHQSQHLDAHHVVPWSEGGPTDIDGLALLCRRHHVMVHEGGLRLIQENPDAPTSTGRRFAVVDSAGRPVQARWPAMLESLAFRRITDEPLGPSQPDADPERIASTTGGEGFRLADCVDALCGNAVELAA
- the dnaB gene encoding replicative DNA helicase, producing MTSTEAFEAGPDRGLERTPPQDLPAERGVLGGMMLSKDAIADVVETVRGNDFYRPAHEMIYEAIIDLYGRGEPADLVTVSDELSKRGELQRVGGGAYLADLIDMVPTAANAGYYAEIVVERAQLRRLVEAGTRIVQLGYAADGGEVDEVINEAQAQIYSVTERGQSEDFLALGEVIDETLNAIEATQNRGGQVTGVPTGFAEFDELTQGLHGGQMIIFAGRPAMGKTTLGMDVLRSASIHNGKASVIFSLEMDKTEITMRLLSAEAQVPMNRMRDGSMDDRDWQAMARAMSRIADAPLFMDDSANMSLMEIRAKCRRLKQKHDLQLVVIDYLQLMSSGKKVESRQQEVSEFSRALKLLAKEINVPVIAISQLNRGSEQRTDKTPMMSDLRESGSIEQDADVILLIHREDYYEKESARAGEADLIIAKHRNGATKTIPVAFEGHYSRFKDMAGSGGFSG